CGGGGAACAAGATTTGCAGCCACCACCGAACCAATTCCGAAGAACGCACCATGGCCAAACGCGGTCACCACTCGTGCAACCATGAGCATCCAGTAATTGGGCGCAATCGCGCAGAAGAGATTGCCGACGACAAACAGCATCGCCAACCCGATCAGCACTGATTTACGCGGCAACGATGCCGTGGCGATCGCGATGATCGGGGCTCCGATGACAACGCCGAGCGCATATCCGGTAACCAGGAGGCCCGCACCTGGAATGGACACGCCGAGATCGGCCGCTACTTCCGGTAGCAAGCCCATGATCACGAACTCGGTTGTACCTATACAGAATGAGGCTATGGCAAGGGCGAGAATCGGTAGGGGCATGAGGCGACCGCGCGTCTGGAGAAAAAACGATGCTGCATAGAGTTGAAATGTTTCACAAATGATTTTTGTGCAACGCAGCAATGCATTTACGCGGGTTCTCGCTGATGGGATATGAATGCGTTTTAGTTATGATCTTAGCAAAATCCTCATCCTTCAGATGGACACTCATGTTAATCTAACAGCCAGGTGCTCCATGACCCGTTACTTGCTGCCATGCCTAGTGTCGTTTTGCCTGACGTATGTGCTGCTCTATCTCGTGAGCACATACGGCAATTCCCTGTCCGGCAAAAACGGCAAAAGGTGAACCGTTACGGAAAAGCCGTAGTTCCCTCGAGGAATGGCACCGCAATAGCGCAACAGCGCCGCGATCTATGGCTTTGATCCGCAATATTCCATGAGTACGCGCTTATCCTGCAACTCTGCGTTCATGATGCCTTCAAAAGCGCGGATGTGCCGATCAACTACTCTCTGCGGCAGTGATGTCTCTTCGAGCGATTGCCGATAGCTGCTATATACCAGACTCTTCGGAAACAGGTGATCGCCGCACATTTCGTACGAACCACGAGCCAGGGCAGCATAAGCGATGTAGTCGGCGTTCTTACGAGTGATACCGTCTGCAACCATCTCCCGGATATGGACTTCGAACTTTTCCTTAAACAGGATTTCAGCGTAACTTCCAGCGTGAGCAACGCCGGAAAGGGCGACGAACGCGCCAAAGCCAAACACCGCATGTCGTACTTTAATAGTTGTTGCCATTGATCGCTCCCTTCCGGTCAGGCCGAGCTTGCAAGTGCTTCTGCCGCATATAATATCACTGCATGGCAATTACATGGAAAAAACCATCATCGGCGGAGAGACTGCCAGAATGATCGGAGCTTCTTTGACCATTCTCCATCTGACCGGACTTGTAGCCCTCATGCCTCGGGAGATGTATCCGGGCCTGGGTCGCCGCCAGCCGCTGCTACGGCCAGTCTGCGCAAATAATGGTTCCAGCCCTTTTCGTGGCTGGCACGTTCCTTCTCGTCGGGCAGTCCGCCATGGGTGAAGCGCACAAGCGTGCCCCCATCCTTCTCGACGAGGTCGATCTCGATCAGGCCCGAACCCGGCGGCACATTCTCGTGGTCCTCCCAGCCGAAGCTATAGGCCAGACGATGAACCGGAATCACTTCCGTGAAGTGGCCCCGGGCAGTGTGGGTCTCGTTCATGCTGAGGAGATAAATGCCGCCGGGATGAGGCTCGACCGTCGCCCTCGTGCCCATCCAGCGTATAATCTTGTCGGGATCGGTGAGGAAGGCGAAGACTGTCGCTTGTGGAGCTGCGATTTCAATCTCACTGTGAAACGTCTCGGTCATCGGCGATTCCTCCCGCGCGCGGCTCGATATCATTCCGGCTTTGGCGCAATTTAAGCCAATCGAGGTTTCGCGCAAGAAACAAAAGCTCGTGACAGGTACCTGATATGGCTGCATGATTGCACTATGCAGCTGCCGTCCGCTCTCTCCTTTCTGGTTGACAAAGCGCTTGACGTGCCAGACGGCGACGTCTTCCTGGCCACGCTCGCAGTGCGACTCATCGCGGACGGTGTGCCGCTGTCTGGCGGCGCGCTCACCCAAGCCGCGCCGCACCCGGTCATCGAGCGACGCACCTGGCTGTGGCGCGCCGATACAGGAAGAGTGATAGAAGCGCTGGCTTTGGCCAGACCTGCCGATCTCGAGCACGCCCATGTCGCTCGCAACTGGCTGGCTGGCATCGGCACCGGTACCATACAGGAGGATTTCTCCGGCGGCCCATCTGACGGCGCCGTGCTTGGCTGGACTGGTAGCCGGCCGTTCAGCCAATCCGAATCGGAGTTGCTGCATGAGGTAGCGCGGTTTGCCGCTGCACCGCTTGCCTTGCTGGCCGCACGTTCGACCCTGGCCGCACTGCTGACGACCTATCTCGGCCGGCGCAGCGCGGCGCAGGTGCTGGCCGGCCGTTTGCGGCGCGAGCCTGGTGAGACCATACGGGCGGCCCTGTTGTATGCCGACCTCCGGGGTTTCACCGAATTGTCGGAGTCGACCGAGCCGCAGGAGGTAATCGCCGCTCTCGACGCCTGGTTCGACCGCATTGCCGGTGCCGTCCATGCCTTCGGTGGTGAAGTATTAAAATTCATTGGCGACGGCGTGCTGGCGATCTTCCCGATCGGCGAGCGCGATGCTGCTGCTGCATGCGATGCGGCATTACGCGCAGTCGCCGCTGCCCGCGCTGGGATGGACCACCTCAATCGCGCTCGCGCTGCGCAAGGCATGCCACCTTTATCGTTCGGCACGGCACTGCATCTCGGAGAAATGCTTTGGGGCAACATTGGCACTGCCGATCGCCTGGATTTCACAGCAATCGGCCCCGCAGTGAATCTCGTGAGCCGACTGGAGGGCCTGTGCCGGCCGCTTGGCCGCACGGCATTGCTCTCCGGCACCTTTGCGGCGGAAACGACGCAGTCGCTGATCCCGCTCGGCGAGCACAGGCTGCGCGGCATCGCTGCCCCGTGCGCGGTGTTTGCGCTGCAATAGTCAGCGGTCCCCAAAGGGAATTATCTGCTTGAAATCACTGAGGGAAAAGTGGCGCGAGTGACGGGGCTCGAACCCGCGACCTCCGGCGTGACAGGCCGGCACTCTAACCAACTGAGCTACACCCGCGCACTTTCGTACCGTACTATTTGTACGGCGTGAGCGGTCGTTTAAGGGGTTCGCGGGGGTGTGTCAAGCACAACTGGAGAGGAAAGATGCGATTGTGAAAAACTCATCCGACAAATCATAAAAGTGTCGCATCCCCTCTTGCCAATATCGGCGGAAACGCATAAACGCTCCGGAACGCACCCTTTGCGAAGGGCGATTAGCTCAGTTGGTAGAGCGCTTCGTTTACACCGAAGATGTCGGGAGTTCGAGTCTCTCATCGCCCACCATTCCCTCATCAATATACATTTTGATTTCCGACGCGCAGGCTCGCCACCATAAGCATGGTGCCGCGTGGGCGCATCATCAGCGCACTGGTACAGATCAAAAAGGCCGGGCAATTTCTTGCCCGGCCTTTTCCTTCAACGCTGTTCAATGAGCGATCTGAGCGCCTGCTTCATCCTCGACGGCCGAAGATGGCACGTGGGCCGGTTCGGTCCATTCGATTGGCTCCGGCTGGCGCACCAGTGCGTGCTTGAGCACCTCATTGGCGTGGCTGACTGGAATGATCTCAAGGCCGTTCTTCACATTGTCCGGAATCTCCACCAGATCCTTGGCGTTTTCTTCCGGGATTAGAACCGTCTTGATGCCACCGCGCAGTGCGGCGAGCAGCTTCTCCTTCAGACCACCGATGGGCAGCACCCTACCCCGCAGCGTGATCTCGCCTGTCATGGCGATATCCTTGCGGACCGGAATGCCCGTCAGTATCGAGACGATGGCTGTGACCATCGCAACGCCGGCTGATGGACCATCCTTGGGCGTCGCACCTTCCGGCACGTGCACGTGAATGTCGCGACGATCGAACAGTGGCGGCTCGACGCCGAAATCGATAGCACGCGAGCGGACATAGGATGCCGCTGCGGAGATCGATTCCTTCATCACGTCGCGCAGATTGCCTGTTACCGTCATGCGACCCTTGCCGGGCATCATGACGCCTTCAATGGTCAGCAACTCGCCACCCACTTCGGTCCAGGCGAGGCCCGTGACAACGCCAACCTGGTCTTCGCCATCGATCTGTCCAAATCGGAATTTCTCAACCCCGAGATATTCATCGATGTTTGCATCCGTGACCTTCACCGACTTCTTCTGAGTCTTCATGATTTCGGTGACGGCCTTGCGAGCCAGCTTCATCAATTCACGCTCGAGGTTACGAACACCGGCCTCTCGCGTATAGTTGCGAATGATGGCGCGGATAGCATCCTCGGATACAGAGAACTCCTTCGGCTGCAACGCATGATCGCGGATGGCCTTTGGCAACAGGTGCCGCTTGGCGATTTCCAGCTTCTCATCTTCCGTGTAACCGGCAATACGAATGATCTCCATGCGGTCCATCAAGGGACTAGGGATATTCAGCGTATTGGCTGTCGTCACGAACATCACATTCGAGAGGTCGTACTCGACCTCGAGATAGTGATCCATGAACGTGGAGTTCTGTTCCGGATCGAGCACCTCCAGCAGAGCTGATGACGGATCGCCGCGGAAGTCCTGGCCCATCTTGTCGATCTCATCGAGCAGGAAGAGCGGATTCGACTTCTTCGCCTTCTTCATCGACTGAATGACCTTGCCGGGCATCGAACCGATATAGGTCCGGCGATGACCGCGGATCTCGGCCTCGTCACGCACGCCGCCAAGCGACATGCGAATGTATTCGCGGCCGGTAGCCTTGGCGATCGAACGGGCGAGCGACGTCTTGCCGACACCGGGAGGACCAACGAGGCAGAGGATCGGGCCTTTGATCTTGGTCGACCGGGCCTGCACCGCCAGATATTCGACAATGCGGTCCTTGACCTTGTCCAGGCCGT
This is a stretch of genomic DNA from Phyllobacterium zundukense. It encodes these proteins:
- a CDS encoding SRPBCC domain-containing protein, whose protein sequence is MTETFHSEIEIAAPQATVFAFLTDPDKIIRWMGTRATVEPHPGGIYLLSMNETHTARGHFTEVIPVHRLAYSFGWEDHENVPPGSGLIEIDLVEKDGGTLVRFTHGGLPDEKERASHEKGWNHYLRRLAVAAAGGDPGPDTSPEA
- a CDS encoding adenylate/guanylate cyclase domain-containing protein encodes the protein MQLPSALSFLVDKALDVPDGDVFLATLAVRLIADGVPLSGGALTQAAPHPVIERRTWLWRADTGRVIEALALARPADLEHAHVARNWLAGIGTGTIQEDFSGGPSDGAVLGWTGSRPFSQSESELLHEVARFAAAPLALLAARSTLAALLTTYLGRRSAAQVLAGRLRREPGETIRAALLYADLRGFTELSESTEPQEVIAALDAWFDRIAGAVHAFGGEVLKFIGDGVLAIFPIGERDAAAACDAALRAVAAARAGMDHLNRARAAQGMPPLSFGTALHLGEMLWGNIGTADRLDFTAIGPAVNLVSRLEGLCRPLGRTALLSGTFAAETTQSLIPLGEHRLRGIAAPCAVFALQ
- the lon gene encoding endopeptidase La, which translates into the protein MTVASKKTPAGGESGLYAVLPLRDIVVFPHMIVPLFVGREKSIRALEEVMGVDKQILLATQKNAADDDPQADAIYTVGTIANVLQLLKLPDGTVKVLVEGIARAEITGFSEREDYHEASAVTLTEPEEDPVEIEALARSVVSDFENYVKLNKKISPEVVGAAGQIEDYSKLADTVASHLAIKIPEKQDMLSILSVRARLEKAMSFMESEISVLQVEKRIRSRVKRQMEKTQREYYLNEQMKAIQKELGDGEDGRDESAELEDRIKKTKLSKEAREKANAELKKLRQMSPMSAEATVVRNYLDWLLSIPWGKKSKIKNDLNLADEVLDTEHYGLDKVKDRIVEYLAVQARSTKIKGPILCLVGPPGVGKTSLARSIAKATGREYIRMSLGGVRDEAEIRGHRRTYIGSMPGKVIQSMKKAKKSNPLFLLDEIDKMGQDFRGDPSSALLEVLDPEQNSTFMDHYLEVEYDLSNVMFVTTANTLNIPSPLMDRMEIIRIAGYTEDEKLEIAKRHLLPKAIRDHALQPKEFSVSEDAIRAIIRNYTREAGVRNLERELMKLARKAVTEIMKTQKKSVKVTDANIDEYLGVEKFRFGQIDGEDQVGVVTGLAWTEVGGELLTIEGVMMPGKGRMTVTGNLRDVMKESISAAASYVRSRAIDFGVEPPLFDRRDIHVHVPEGATPKDGPSAGVAMVTAIVSILTGIPVRKDIAMTGEITLRGRVLPIGGLKEKLLAALRGGIKTVLIPEENAKDLVEIPDNVKNGLEIIPVSHANEVLKHALVRQPEPIEWTEPAHVPSSAVEDEAGAQIAH